One Desulfuromonas acetexigens genomic window carries:
- a CDS encoding DUF2062 domain-containing protein: protein MAAPRILIVIPVYNHAPTLRAVVERALAVHPEVLVVDDGSVDRPLDTLYGLPVRLASHPLNQGKGAAIMTAARLARGLGMTHIVTIDADGQHDPADFPKFAAAVAAEPMAIVVGARNFDTANVPGSSRFGRRFSNFWLRLQTGKTLSDTQSGFRAYPLAVLNGLPLRQRHYSFEIEVLVRAAWAGVPLREVDIAVHYPPPGERVSHFKAFRDNLRLTLLNTHLTLRSVLPWPHRKLVADEGGELKVSVLHPLRSIQTLLTEHATPGQLATAGGVGVFLGALPLIACHTLAILFVCSFFRLNKVAAVGASQLCMPPLVPALCIGVGYYLRHGTFLTEISLETLGYQGLERLYEWLLGSLLVGPLLALTTAGIIYVMAQFLLRSGRVPN, encoded by the coding sequence ATGGCGGCGCCGCGCATCCTCATCGTCATCCCCGTCTACAACCACGCCCCGACCCTGCGGGCGGTGGTGGAGCGGGCGTTGGCGGTGCATCCCGAGGTGCTGGTGGTGGATGACGGCAGCGTTGATCGGCCCCTCGACACCCTGTACGGTCTACCGGTGCGGCTGGCGAGCCATCCCCTGAACCAGGGGAAAGGGGCGGCGATCATGACGGCGGCGCGGCTGGCCCGGGGGCTGGGGATGACTCACATCGTCACCATCGACGCCGACGGCCAGCACGACCCGGCCGACTTCCCGAAGTTTGCCGCGGCGGTCGCGGCGGAGCCGATGGCCATTGTCGTCGGCGCCCGGAATTTCGACACCGCCAACGTGCCGGGTTCGTCCCGCTTCGGTCGCAGGTTCTCCAACTTCTGGCTGCGCCTGCAGACCGGAAAAACCTTGAGCGACACCCAGAGCGGTTTTCGCGCCTATCCCCTGGCGGTGCTGAACGGGCTCCCCTTGCGTCAGCGCCACTACTCCTTCGAGATCGAAGTGCTGGTCCGGGCGGCCTGGGCCGGGGTGCCGCTGCGCGAGGTCGACATCGCTGTTCATTATCCCCCGCCCGGCGAGCGCGTATCCCATTTCAAGGCCTTTCGCGACAATCTGCGTTTGACCCTGCTCAACACCCATCTGACCCTGCGCTCGGTCCTGCCCTGGCCGCACCGCAAACTGGTCGCCGACGAGGGGGGCGAACTCAAGGTCAGCGTTCTTCATCCCCTGCGTTCGATCCAGACCTTGCTGACCGAGCATGCCACCCCCGGACAGTTGGCGACGGCGGGCGGGGTGGGGGTCTTCCTCGGCGCGCTGCCGCTGATCGCCTGTCACACCCTGGCCATTCTCTTCGTCTGCTCCTTCTTCCGCCTCAACAAGGTGGCGGCGGTGGGCGCCAGTCAGTTGTGCATGCCCCCCCTCGTTCCGGCCCTCTGTATCGGGGTGGGCTATTACCTGCGTCACGGCACATTTCTCACCGAGATCTCCCTGGAAACCCTCGGCTACCAGGGGCTGGAGCGCCTTTACGAGTGGCTGCTCGGCTCGCTGCTGGTCGGGCCCCTTTTGGCGCTCACGACGGCGGGGATCATCTATGTCATGGCTCAGTTTCTGCTGAGGAGCGGCCGTGTCCCGAACTGA
- a CDS encoding B12-binding domain-containing radical SAM protein produces MAAAERILLVHPLGYEAEAAGRDISRLANIMPPLGLASIAAWLERQGFAVDLVDCHAHPDAESRIRELLRGTRPGWIGFSCTTSSFLDGVRLARLAKSERPEIRTVFGGPHVSALKERVLTDFPEVDIVVVGEGEETLAALLAAGGEKLEEIPGLVFRDGGVPRFTGYREPGLELDSLPFPAYEKLAGYPRAYQLPIFNYPKAPNSSCISSRGCPYACSYCDRSVFRRTFRYNSADYLYDHLRYLRERFGVRHVNFYDDQFTFNRGRVEALCRKLIDEPLGLTYNCAVRAEHVDPELLRLMKAAGCWMASLGIETGDPELLAKHRQNPDLAMLAEKIRQIKTAGIRVKGLLMMGLPGESEASIRKSMEYVFSLPIDDFNLSKFTPFPGTPIYENAHELGSFNEDWAKMDCMHFQFVPSGMTRERLEELFTLYYKSHFQRPQVLLGYLAMLWKSPDSWRRFALNAGSFLRFARDSRRLGDS; encoded by the coding sequence ATGGCTGCCGCTGAACGCATCCTGCTGGTGCATCCCCTGGGCTACGAGGCGGAAGCGGCCGGGCGCGACATTTCGCGGCTGGCCAACATCATGCCCCCTTTGGGATTGGCGAGCATCGCCGCCTGGCTGGAGCGTCAGGGTTTCGCCGTCGATCTCGTCGACTGCCACGCCCATCCCGACGCAGAAAGCCGCATCCGGGAGCTTTTGCGCGGCACACGGCCGGGGTGGATCGGCTTCAGTTGCACCACCTCCAGCTTTCTCGACGGCGTCCGCCTGGCGCGACTGGCCAAGAGCGAACGGCCGGAGATCCGTACCGTCTTCGGCGGCCCCCACGTTTCGGCGCTGAAGGAGCGGGTGCTGACCGACTTCCCGGAAGTCGACATCGTCGTGGTCGGCGAGGGGGAAGAGACGCTGGCCGCGCTCCTTGCCGCCGGCGGCGAGAAGCTGGAGGAGATCCCCGGGCTGGTCTTCCGCGACGGCGGCGTGCCGCGCTTCACCGGCTACCGGGAACCGGGTCTGGAACTCGACTCCCTGCCGTTTCCCGCCTACGAAAAGCTCGCCGGCTACCCCAGGGCCTATCAGCTGCCGATCTTCAACTACCCCAAGGCGCCCAACAGCAGCTGCATCTCCAGCCGGGGCTGTCCCTACGCCTGCAGCTACTGCGACCGCAGCGTCTTCCGCCGCACCTTCCGCTACAACTCGGCCGACTACCTCTACGACCACCTGCGTTATTTGCGCGAACGTTTCGGCGTGCGTCACGTCAACTTCTACGACGACCAGTTCACCTTCAACCGGGGCCGGGTCGAGGCCCTGTGCCGGAAGCTGATCGATGAGCCGCTGGGACTGACCTACAACTGCGCGGTGCGGGCCGAGCACGTCGATCCCGAGCTGCTGCGGTTGATGAAGGCCGCCGGCTGCTGGATGGCCAGCCTTGGCATCGAGACCGGCGACCCCGAACTGCTGGCGAAACACCGGCAGAATCCCGACCTCGCCATGCTTGCCGAGAAGATCCGCCAGATCAAGACGGCCGGCATCCGCGTCAAGGGGCTGCTGATGATGGGCCTGCCCGGCGAGAGCGAGGCGAGCATCCGCAAGAGCATGGAGTACGTCTTCTCCCTGCCCATCGACGACTTCAACCTCTCCAAGTTCACCCCCTTTCCGGGCACGCCGATCTACGAAAACGCCCACGAACTCGGCAGCTTCAACGAGGACTGGGCGAAGATGGACTGCATGCACTTCCAGTTCGTCCCCAGCGGCATGACCCGCGAGCGCCTGGAAGAACTTTTCACCCTCTACTACAAAAGCCACTTCCAGCGCCCACAAGTCCTCCTCGGCTATCTCGCCATGCTCTGGAAATCCCCCGACAGCTGGCGCCGCTTCGCCCTCAACGCCGGCAGCTTTTTGCGATTCGCCCGCGACAGCCGGCGCCTGGGGGATTCGTGA
- a CDS encoding lipid biosynthesis B12-binding/radical SAM protein yields the protein MSRIFLLSANVVTEPYPVYPLGMAVIAGALDQAGHTLRQFDFLAADQSEEALRAALLDFAPEVVCLSLRNIDNVDSFDGEEGWYLARTRRLTALVRETTKAPLIVGGPAFSIMPESILDYLGADCGVVGEGERVLVGLLEDWAAGRPLPRLASEPGAGLSGAEMAAPLLVPELVAFYRERSGMANLQTKRGCPFHCAYCTYPGLEGQVFRCRPPEAVVDDIERLQREHGIDQLFFTDSIFNDPAGHYLTVAEEILRRGVQLRWSAFFRPQGLGSPELTLLKQSGLYALELGTDAASDATLAGLGKGFTFAEVEAVNRACVAARLPCAHFVIFGGPGETEATVREGLANLARLEHTVVFAFSGIRLLSKSPLHLRAIREGLVTAEQSLLHPLYYFAPGLDREWMNATIEQDFHGCRDRIFPPSEGQKRMQVMQDFGFRGLLWDKLIAFDKPRRGHGCR from the coding sequence ATGAGCCGGATTTTCCTCCTCTCCGCCAACGTCGTCACCGAGCCCTATCCGGTCTATCCTCTGGGGATGGCGGTGATCGCCGGGGCGCTCGACCAGGCGGGCCATACCCTGCGCCAGTTCGATTTTCTCGCCGCCGACCAGTCCGAGGAAGCGCTGCGCGCGGCCCTGCTGGATTTCGCCCCCGAGGTCGTCTGCCTCTCCCTGCGCAATATCGATAACGTCGACTCTTTCGATGGCGAGGAGGGCTGGTATCTCGCCCGGACGCGGAGGCTGACGGCCCTGGTGCGGGAGACGACGAAGGCGCCGTTGATCGTCGGCGGCCCGGCTTTCTCGATCATGCCTGAGTCGATTCTCGACTACCTCGGCGCCGACTGCGGCGTCGTTGGCGAAGGGGAGCGGGTGCTGGTGGGGTTGCTGGAGGATTGGGCGGCGGGGCGGCCGCTGCCGCGCCTGGCCAGCGAACCGGGGGCGGGGCTCTCGGGAGCGGAGATGGCGGCGCCGCTCTTGGTGCCGGAGCTGGTCGCCTTCTACCGCGAACGCTCGGGGATGGCCAATCTGCAAACCAAGCGCGGCTGCCCCTTCCACTGCGCCTACTGCACCTATCCCGGCCTCGAAGGCCAGGTCTTTCGCTGCCGTCCGCCCGAGGCGGTGGTCGACGACATCGAGCGCCTGCAACGGGAACACGGCATCGACCAACTCTTCTTCACCGATTCCATCTTCAACGACCCGGCCGGTCATTACCTGACGGTGGCCGAGGAGATTCTGCGGCGCGGCGTGCAGTTGCGTTGGAGCGCCTTCTTCCGTCCCCAGGGGCTCGGTTCCCCGGAACTGACCCTGCTCAAACAATCCGGCCTCTACGCCCTGGAACTGGGGACCGACGCCGCCAGCGACGCCACCCTGGCCGGGCTTGGCAAGGGCTTCACCTTCGCCGAGGTCGAGGCGGTCAACCGCGCCTGTGTCGCCGCACGCCTCCCCTGCGCCCATTTCGTCATCTTCGGCGGTCCCGGTGAAACCGAGGCGACGGTGCGCGAAGGCCTCGCCAATCTGGCGCGGCTGGAACATACCGTGGTCTTCGCCTTTTCCGGCATCCGCCTGCTGAGCAAGTCCCCCCTGCACCTCCGCGCCATCCGCGAGGGGCTGGTGACGGCCGAGCAGTCGCTGCTCCATCCCCTCTACTACTTCGCCCCCGGCCTCGACCGGGAATGGATGAACGCGACCATCGAACAGGACTTTCACGGCTGTCGCGACCGCATCTTCCCCCCCTCCGAGGGGCAGAAGCGCATGCAGGTGATGCAGGACTTCGGCTTTCGCGGGCTGCTCTGGGACAAGCTGATCGCTTTCGACAAGCCGCGGAGGGGGCATGGCTGCCGCTGA
- a CDS encoding B12-binding domain-containing radical SAM protein, with translation MKMLLIYPRWSKLERQTEFHLPPHGPVVFAATLPPEVEVEFVDENLEAVDFAASADLVALSVMLSCQLPRAFEIARRFREQGRTVIFGGIAVMLHAEEVALHADAVFLGEAEGRMAAVIDDFQAGRLKPVYDYMNNHPDIRLVGTARRDLLKRELYNYRGVQMLDLVHASRGCKFDCFPCCTGYLGGKKFRPRPVDQVIAEMEAIENNRLFIVDNSLAQDRQWLKELFTAMIPLKKKWVSHPILDDPEILKLAADAGAWYVYQAVFDTSDTIRDRIRRLKEHGIGIEGTIILGTDDQDEDAIKRLVDFLMEVELDVAEFTIMTPFPHSPIRAQLEREGRILSNNWLDYSADKVVFQPKRMSPEKLQEMFYYAWDTFYAGGGYALRMGELFKTVMRREMDDGTYRRYNPRTRRGFRTAGTTA, from the coding sequence ATGAAAATGCTGCTAATTTACCCGCGCTGGTCGAAGTTGGAGCGGCAGACCGAGTTTCACCTGCCGCCGCACGGGCCGGTGGTTTTTGCCGCGACGCTGCCGCCGGAGGTGGAGGTCGAATTTGTCGACGAGAATCTGGAAGCCGTCGATTTTGCTGCGAGCGCCGATCTGGTCGCCCTGTCGGTGATGCTCAGCTGCCAGCTCCCCCGTGCCTTCGAGATCGCCCGCCGCTTTCGTGAGCAGGGACGCACGGTGATCTTCGGCGGTATCGCCGTGATGTTGCATGCCGAAGAGGTGGCGCTTCATGCCGACGCCGTTTTCCTTGGCGAAGCCGAAGGGCGCATGGCGGCGGTCATCGACGATTTCCAGGCCGGGCGGCTGAAGCCGGTCTACGACTATATGAACAACCATCCCGACATCCGCCTGGTCGGCACCGCCCGCCGCGACCTTCTCAAGCGCGAGCTCTACAACTACCGGGGGGTGCAGATGCTCGATCTGGTGCACGCCTCGCGCGGTTGCAAGTTCGACTGCTTCCCCTGCTGCACCGGTTACCTCGGCGGCAAAAAGTTTCGGCCGCGGCCCGTCGATCAGGTCATCGCCGAGATGGAGGCGATCGAGAACAACCGCCTCTTCATCGTCGATAACTCCCTGGCCCAGGACCGTCAGTGGCTGAAAGAGCTGTTCACGGCGATGATCCCGCTGAAGAAGAAGTGGGTCTCCCACCCGATCCTCGACGATCCGGAAATCCTCAAGCTGGCCGCCGACGCCGGCGCCTGGTACGTCTATCAGGCGGTCTTCGACACCTCCGACACCATCCGCGACCGCATCCGCCGTCTCAAGGAGCACGGCATCGGCATCGAGGGGACGATCATCCTCGGTACCGATGACCAGGACGAGGACGCCATCAAGCGGCTGGTCGATTTCCTCATGGAAGTGGAACTCGACGTCGCCGAATTCACCATCATGACCCCCTTCCCCCATTCGCCGATCCGCGCCCAACTGGAGCGCGAAGGGCGCATCCTCTCCAACAACTGGCTCGACTACAGCGCCGACAAGGTCGTCTTCCAACCGAAACGGATGTCGCCGGAGAAGTTGCAGGAAATGTTCTATTACGCCTGGGACACCTTCTACGCCGGGGGCGGCTATGCCCTGAGGATGGGCGAGCTGTTCAAGACCGTGATGCGCCGGGAAATGGACGACGGCACCTACCGCCGCTACAACCCCCGCACCCGGCGCGGCTTCAGGACGGCCGGGACGACGGCATGA
- a CDS encoding nucleotidyltransferase family protein has translation MLDLRPEWLAEVRRLLDQYVPDAEVLAFGSRVNGNAHEGSDLDLLIRNPEAPERSHPHLNQLRTAFAESSLPILVDLLDWAVIPEDFRAEIHKGPVEVLQPGHPQD, from the coding sequence ATGCTTGATCTGCGACCCGAGTGGCTGGCCGAGGTGCGGCGGCTGCTCGATCAGTATGTGCCCGATGCGGAAGTGCTCGCTTTCGGCAGTCGCGTCAACGGCAATGCCCATGAAGGTAGCGATCTCGATCTGCTGATTCGTAACCCTGAAGCCCCCGAGCGTTCCCATCCCCACCTCAACCAATTGCGCACGGCCTTCGCGGAAAGCTCCCTGCCGATTCTCGTCGATCTGCTCGATTGGGCGGTAATTCCCGAGGATTTTCGCGCTGAGATCCACAAGGGGCCGGTGGAGGTTCTGCAACCGGGACACCCTCAAGATTAA
- a CDS encoding nucleotidyltransferase substrate binding protein: MPLNTAHYARCIDTLESSLLLLQGAAPGSIEYEIFRNAVVKGFELTLETAGKLLRKALKDYSGNPREMDRLTFKELLRHGGKHGLLSVAAVERWFDYRDNRNSTAHDYGVAFAEETLALLPGFIADARTLESTLRERLGQGDA, encoded by the coding sequence ATGCCGTTGAATACCGCCCATTATGCGCGATGTATCGATACGCTTGAATCGTCTCTGCTGTTGTTGCAGGGGGCGGCGCCGGGATCCATCGAATATGAAATCTTCCGCAATGCGGTGGTCAAGGGTTTCGAGCTGACTCTGGAAACCGCCGGGAAGTTGCTGCGCAAGGCGCTCAAGGACTATAGCGGCAATCCGCGCGAGATGGATCGGCTCACTTTCAAGGAGCTGCTCCGCCATGGGGGCAAGCATGGTCTGCTGAGCGTTGCCGCCGTGGAGCGCTGGTTCGACTACCGCGATAACCGCAATAGCACCGCCCATGACTACGGTGTCGCTTTCGCCGAGGAAACCCTGGCCCTGCTGCCGGGGTTTATTGCCGATGCCCGCACCCTGGAAAGCACCCTGCGGGAGCGCCTGGGACAAGGCGATGCTTGA
- a CDS encoding penicillin-binding transpeptidase domain-containing protein, with amino-acid sequence MSFSKKSWSRRPQVGSWRDYQSSLPRKYPRCAWPRGRKRRTFPVAPVVVAGLVLLAFFGLFGFMRGGDEAPASVVAAPPSAALVTASAELGPISEPAADPASVPVAEVLPEIDGPLNREQVRQLLDVRMFANLTEKNLILPVADGILQVETSLDPDLQNFLLTGLDRKNSRHLGIVVMDPVSGRVLALAGFDRTDDGCNPCLQSEFPAASIFKIVTAATAVDLLGYSADSPMHFNGGKHTLYKGQLTERVDRNTTTVPFAEAFADSINPVFGKLGELRLGRPLLERGAATFGFNQPLDFDVSLPPSRFQISDDPYHWAEVASGFNRQTTISPLHGAAVVAAVLNEGRMPSQSVVERIADEEGELLYQAGPVPGRQIMSPRAAGELERMMETTVATGTARKAFRGHETDAVLGNLRLGGKTGSISNSTRDVRYDWFVGYAKERQGERQLVVSVMVGHEDFIGTRAGEYARRAISYYFSAPAMVTEALPGSFAPQTSASVPSF; translated from the coding sequence ATGTCTTTTTCAAAAAAATCTTGGTCCCGTCGTCCCCAGGTCGGCAGTTGGCGCGACTATCAGTCTTCCCTCCCCAGAAAGTATCCCCGTTGTGCCTGGCCGCGCGGCCGGAAGCGGCGGACCTTCCCTGTCGCCCCGGTCGTGGTCGCAGGGCTCGTGCTGCTGGCGTTTTTCGGCCTGTTCGGCTTTATGCGCGGTGGTGACGAGGCTCCCGCTTCGGTGGTCGCCGCGCCGCCGTCGGCAGCGTTGGTAACGGCGTCGGCGGAACTTGGGCCGATTTCGGAACCGGCGGCGGACCCTGCTTCTGTGCCGGTGGCTGAGGTTCTGCCCGAGATCGATGGGCCGCTCAACCGGGAGCAGGTGCGGCAACTGCTCGATGTACGGATGTTCGCCAATCTGACCGAGAAAAATCTCATTCTGCCGGTCGCCGATGGCATCTTGCAGGTGGAGACCAGCCTCGATCCCGATCTGCAAAACTTCCTGCTCACCGGCCTTGACCGTAAGAATTCCCGCCATCTCGGCATTGTCGTCATGGACCCCGTCAGTGGTCGGGTGCTGGCCCTGGCCGGTTTCGACCGCACTGATGACGGGTGCAATCCCTGCCTGCAAAGTGAATTTCCCGCCGCCAGCATTTTCAAGATCGTCACGGCGGCGACGGCGGTCGATCTGCTCGGCTATTCCGCCGACTCGCCCATGCATTTCAACGGCGGCAAGCACACCCTCTACAAAGGGCAGCTGACCGAACGGGTCGACCGCAACACGACTACCGTCCCCTTCGCCGAGGCCTTCGCCGACTCGATCAATCCGGTTTTCGGTAAGCTTGGCGAACTACGCCTGGGCCGGCCGCTGCTGGAGCGGGGCGCCGCCACTTTCGGCTTCAACCAGCCCCTCGATTTTGATGTCAGTCTCCCCCCCAGCCGCTTTCAGATCAGTGACGACCCCTATCACTGGGCGGAGGTCGCCAGCGGCTTCAACCGTCAGACGACCATCTCCCCGCTGCATGGCGCGGCAGTCGTCGCGGCGGTTCTCAACGAGGGGCGGATGCCGTCGCAATCGGTCGTCGAGCGCATTGCCGACGAGGAGGGGGAGCTGCTCTATCAGGCCGGGCCCGTGCCGGGACGGCAGATCATGTCCCCTCGCGCCGCCGGGGAACTGGAGCGGATGATGGAAACCACCGTCGCCACCGGCACCGCTCGCAAGGCCTTTCGCGGTCACGAGACGGATGCGGTTCTGGGTAATCTGCGTCTCGGCGGCAAGACCGGCTCGATCAGCAACAGCACCCGCGACGTGCGCTACGACTGGTTTGTCGGCTATGCCAAGGAACGGCAGGGAGAGCGGCAACTGGTGGTTTCGGTCATGGTCGGCCACGAGGATTTCATCGGCACCCGCGCCGGCGAATACGCCCGCCGGGCGATCAGTTACTATTTTTCCGCGCCCGCCATGGTGACGGAAGCCCTCCCCGGCAGTTTCGCGCCGCAGACCTCCGCTTCCGTCCCCTCCTTCTGA
- a CDS encoding CDP-alcohol phosphatidyltransferase family protein: MNLPNAISLLRILLVAPFLVAVIYRYYPLALGIFLVAGFSDFLDGFLARRLGQKSLLGAFLDPLGDRLLTTVAYVALAVQGLLPPWLAVTVVAKDLYVGIGAAILYVAGYRFVATASLWGKLATLLQFLTTGLILMAVVGLFPWPLFPLFCLTGLITVVACLDYIRQGVRLFSLHPVRGGEE, translated from the coding sequence ATGAATCTTCCCAATGCGATCAGCCTGTTGCGCATCCTTCTGGTGGCGCCCTTTCTTGTGGCGGTCATCTATCGGTACTATCCCCTGGCCCTGGGGATTTTTCTGGTGGCCGGCTTCTCCGATTTTCTTGACGGCTTCCTGGCTCGCCGCCTGGGGCAGAAATCCCTCCTTGGTGCCTTTCTCGATCCCCTGGGGGATCGCTTGCTGACCACCGTCGCCTATGTCGCCCTGGCCGTTCAGGGACTGTTGCCTCCCTGGCTGGCGGTGACGGTGGTGGCCAAGGATCTTTACGTGGGCATCGGCGCCGCCATCCTCTATGTCGCCGGCTACCGCTTCGTCGCCACCGCCAGCCTCTGGGGGAAGTTGGCGACCCTCCTGCAGTTTCTGACGACCGGACTGATTCTCATGGCGGTCGTTGGTCTCTTCCCCTGGCCGCTCTTTCCCCTGTTCTGCCTGACCGGACTGATCACCGTCGTCGCCTGCCTCGATTACATCCGCCAGGGGGTGCGGCTTTTCAGCCTCCATCCCGTCCGGGGCGGGGAGGAGTGA
- the htpG gene encoding molecular chaperone HtpG — translation MTANKHPFKAEVNKILDLMIHSLYSHKEIFLRELISNASDAIDKARYQALTDKSLLEGGEDWKIELIPDKAAGTLTVRDNGIGMTRDEAVEALGTIAHSGTKEFMKLLESREVKDNPELIGQFGVGFYSAFMVADQVSVLTRKAGADAEHAVLWESNADGTYTLEDAEKPTKGTDVILKLKEDAKEYLEEWELRKIVKQYSDFIEYPVVMNVTRSTPDPEDKEKTVSETTEETFNSRKAIWLKDKAEITTEEYNEFYKHISHDFTDPARVIHYRAEGTTEFSALLYLPSKRPFDIFYQDYKIGPTLYVRRVQIMDHCEAMLPTYLRFVRGVVESSDLPLNVSREILQDNKTVTVIKKSLTKKILDTLAEMKKEDMEAYGAFYEQFGRILKEGIHHDFERRETIADLLLFESTKTEPGKKITLAEYVERMSSEQKEIYYITGPDRAAVESSPYLEVFKEKEIEVLIMTDDFDDIIISGLGVYKEKEFQSAIKGDLDLGDGKKEEKQKEFGDLLELMKAELKDLVAAVRVSGRLKDSAVCLVAGEHDLDPKMVKMFQAMGQEVPKGQRVLEVNPDHELIARMKGLFAADKESPRLKEYVGLLYDQALLLEGEAPRNPVAFAKALSKLMAEGAGEN, via the coding sequence ATGACCGCGAACAAGCACCCGTTTAAAGCCGAGGTCAACAAGATCCTCGACCTGATGATCCACTCCCTCTACTCGCACAAGGAAATCTTCCTGCGCGAGCTGATCTCCAACGCCTCGGACGCCATCGATAAGGCCCGCTATCAGGCGCTCACCGACAAGTCCCTGCTCGAAGGGGGCGAAGACTGGAAGATCGAACTGATCCCCGATAAAGCGGCCGGCACCCTGACGGTGCGGGACAACGGCATCGGCATGACCCGCGACGAAGCGGTCGAGGCCCTCGGCACCATCGCCCACTCGGGGACCAAGGAGTTCATGAAGCTGCTGGAGAGCCGCGAGGTCAAGGACAATCCTGAGCTGATCGGCCAGTTCGGCGTCGGTTTCTACTCGGCCTTCATGGTTGCCGACCAGGTCAGCGTCCTCACCCGCAAGGCCGGCGCGGACGCCGAGCACGCCGTGCTCTGGGAGTCCAACGCCGACGGCACCTATACCCTGGAAGACGCCGAGAAGCCGACCAAGGGGACGGATGTCATCCTCAAGCTCAAGGAAGACGCCAAGGAGTATCTTGAAGAGTGGGAGCTGCGCAAGATCGTCAAGCAGTATTCCGACTTCATCGAATATCCGGTGGTCATGAACGTGACCCGCTCCACGCCCGATCCCGAGGACAAGGAGAAGACCGTCAGCGAAACGACGGAGGAAACCTTCAACTCGCGCAAGGCGATCTGGCTCAAGGACAAGGCCGAGATCACCACCGAGGAATACAACGAATTCTATAAACACATTTCCCACGACTTCACCGATCCGGCGCGGGTGATCCACTACCGCGCCGAAGGGACCACCGAGTTCTCGGCCCTGCTCTACCTGCCGAGCAAGCGCCCCTTCGACATCTTCTATCAGGATTACAAGATCGGCCCAACCCTCTACGTGCGCCGGGTGCAGATCATGGACCACTGCGAGGCGATGTTGCCGACCTACCTGCGCTTCGTGCGCGGCGTGGTGGAATCCTCCGATCTGCCCCTCAACGTCAGCCGGGAAATCCTTCAGGACAACAAGACCGTCACGGTCATCAAGAAGAGCCTGACCAAGAAGATCCTCGACACCCTGGCCGAGATGAAAAAAGAGGATATGGAGGCCTACGGTGCCTTCTACGAGCAGTTCGGCCGTATCCTCAAGGAAGGCATTCATCACGATTTCGAGCGGCGGGAGACCATCGCCGACCTGCTTCTTTTCGAATCGACCAAGACCGAGCCCGGCAAGAAGATCACCCTGGCCGAATACGTCGAACGGATGTCGTCGGAGCAGAAGGAGATCTACTACATCACCGGCCCCGACCGCGCCGCCGTCGAGTCCTCCCCCTATCTGGAGGTGTTCAAGGAAAAAGAGATCGAAGTGCTGATCATGACCGACGACTTCGACGACATCATCATCAGCGGCCTCGGCGTCTACAAAGAAAAGGAATTCCAGTCGGCGATCAAGGGCGACCTCGACCTGGGCGACGGCAAGAAGGAAGAAAAGCAGAAGGAGTTCGGCGATCTGCTGGAACTGATGAAGGCCGAGCTGAAGGATCTGGTCGCCGCCGTGCGCGTTTCTGGACGCCTCAAGGATTCGGCGGTCTGCCTGGTCGCCGGCGAGCACGATCTCGACCCGAAGATGGTCAAGATGTTCCAGGCCATGGGCCAGGAAGTGCCCAAGGGCCAGCGGGTGCTGGAGGTAAATCCCGATCATGAGCTGATCGCGCGCATGAAGGGACTTTTCGCCGCCGACAAGGAGAGCCCCCGGCTCAAGGAGTATGTCGGCCTGCTCTACGATCAGGCCCTGCTCCTCGAAGGAGAGGCGCCGCGCAACCCGGTCGCCTTCGCCAAGGCCCTGTCGAAGCTGATGGCCGAAGGGGCGGGCGAAAACTGA